ATAATTGCAAGCCTCCACAATCCCAAATACCTGTCCTGTGACCTTTGCTCCCCTGCAAGTGGCTCTCCTGGCCTGGATTCCCCAAACCTCTAGGACTCATGGTCTCCATGTTCTGTTTCTGCTTCTCATCTCCCACTCACTTTTCTGCCCACTGCATCTGCCCCCGCGCCTCTAGTTAAGGATGCCAGTGAccaccttgctgcttttaatcttCAGGCTTCTTCTTGCCTGACGACTTCCGCAGCCTCGGATGCCATTGCCAACGCCCGCCTTcttgaaactcttttttttttctctttggtttctagACTGACCTCATCCACTTCCCTGGTTTCGGTTGCCATATGTATGCTAACAACAGCCAGGTTTACTGTTCCTGAGTTCCAGATCTCTATGTATGTCCTGTCACTTCCTGGACGTCTCTGCCTGGAGGTCCCACAGGCTTGCCAAACTCCGTTCACTCACAACTGAAACCATCATCTTCCCCCAGCAACCTGGTCCTATTTTGGTAAATGGCGGCACCACCACCAGCCAGTCAGTGACCTAAGGCAGAAAATTGGGGTTATCCTAGCTCTTTCCACTCCCTCACCCCGCCTATCCAAATGGTTCTCCAGCCCAGCTCATCTTGATTCTTTTACAGCGCCCCCTCCCCGTCAGGCCTGGTCCCCCACCCCACTGTCCctgctttatttctgggctgcaTCATCTCACACGGGTACAGCTGCACAGCCTCTAAGATGGTCTCCTGCCTTCATGTGCCTCCTTGAGTCCCAGTTCTGCAGGGGCAGCTGGAGAGGTTATTTTAGAGTGTAAAGTTGACCAGGTACGTCCCTCCCCTGATTCCCATAATATTAGATTAGGGTCCAAAATCTGTAATTCTGCACACGAGATTCTCCATGACTTGGCCTCTTCTGGGCCCAGGGCCCCATTGCTACTTCCCCCCTCACCTTGCTATCTCCCCAGCCATTGGAATCCCACTTTCCCGGCTCTGCACACCAGCCCCCTTTCCCACTGCCTGAACCTCTTACACCTTCTCCAAGACACAAGTGCTTCCAAACCTTGTTTACCTTAGCATTAGAATGTCACCAGAGAGTTCTGAGTCGCcctgcctctttccctccctcaagGGTTTCAGGAAGAAAATGAGGCCCCTCTCTCATCTCTTCTCCTGGTGAGAAGATTTCACTCAGCTTcctttggtggtgtgttttaccAAAACAATAGatctttttgttctcctttcccaAATATGAAATCATAGCATTGAATGTGCTCTTTCACACACCACAGGGGAGATTCAGGTGTGCGGGAGTGCTGTGGAGGGCGGGTGCTCCAGGCACAAGCCCTGGGGAAGGGGGTCCCTGAcatcctcctcccacctcccccatgcCCGGAAGCGCTCGTGCCCGCCCCTCCAGATTGGGGCTTCATCGTCTGAATCCCCAGTGAACAGGCCAAAGGACCAACTAGCTAGTGAGCACCCAGCTCAGTTTACAACCCCACTTTCTCGGCTACTGAAACTCGGTCCCTCTCTAAGCTTCATCCCGGGCAGTGGGAGAGCAGAATCCAGCCAAGGCCAGCCCTTGCAGGCAGAGCTCTGCAGGGAGGTGGAGGCCTGTCCGCGCTCGGGACAAGGAGGCACAGGCAACTGCAAAACGAAaggtttttattgaaaaatatcaaGTGGCCCTTTTCAAGACTGCGGGTCCCTGCTCAACGAAGGCTGTCAGGCCGCGGCCCGACGGGGCGAACAAGTAGCGGCAGTCACCCCAGCTCCGCGCTCCAGAAGGGCAAGGTTTCACGGTCCATGCTGGCTGGCCCCTGGACTCCGCAATCCCGCTCCCCGGCCCGAGGAGGGGTGGCAGCTGGGGAAGGGGGCGCCGGGAGGTCCCCTCCCAGTCCAGCGAGAGAGTTGCCTGGCATCTGGGTGGGCTGGTCTCCGATGCAAGGCCGCACGCGGGACTGGTGGGCGCGCCATCTCGTGGGAGTGGTAGAGGCTTCCCGCGGCTGCTCACTCAGACGTAGTCCTTGCGGTCGTAGGCTGTGCCGGTGCCGGTGCCCGGGCCGTTGGAGCGCGGCGCCGAGTAGAGGATCTTGGCGGGCGTGTATTTCTTCTCGCGCGGCGGGCACGAGCAGCAGAGTAGCGCTCCCCCCAGCAGCTGCAGCGCCGCGGCCGCCCAGCCCACGTACAGGGCGGAGCCCATCTCGCGCTTCTGTGCATCTGGCACCAACGGGTTGTAGAATTCCCGGATGATGGTGTTGGCCGACCAGGACACCGGCACGAGGGTGAGCAAGGCGGCCACCAGGAAGAGCACGCCCGCCACGATGACGATCTTGGCCTTGGCCGTTTCGTCCTGCACACAGTTTGTGCACTGGGCACCCACGAGCGCCACAAGGAGCCCGAAGGCGGCCAGCAGGATGGCGATGACGATGAGGGCGCGGGCCGCCTGTAGGTCCTGCGGCAGCGCCAGCAGCGAGTCGTACACCTTGCACTGCATCTGGCCCGTGCTCTGCACCACGCAGTTCATCCACAGGCCCTCCCAGGTGATCTGCGCCGTGATGATGCTGCTGCCGATGAAGGCCGTTACGCGCCACATGGGCAGCACGCAGCACACGATGGTGCCCAGCCAGCCCATGACGGCCACCGAGGTGCCCGCGATCTCCAGGCCCATGGACATGGCTGCCGCTCCAAGGCCGTCACTGGCGGGCGGCTCCGGGTGCGGGACGACGAGGGGCCGGGGCCGCTGGGGCCTGGGCGGGAGCGGCGGTGCGCCGACGGACTGACGCCCGAATTGATGGACCGACGGAAAGACACACGGATGGCGCGCGCCCTAAAGGGTCCGCTCTGCCCGTTCGCGCAGCGGCTGCGCCTGCACCTGCCTGTGGCTTTGTAGGCGGGCGGCAGCGACTGggctggccctgggctggggcaggtTAGTCTTCGATCCGGGCTCAGCGCTccggcgggggagggaggggcggagcCGCCCTCTCCCGGGCCTGGGGACAGTGACGTGGCCCCTCTTCCCACCTTCACTAAGCGCCCTGGGAGGAAGGACTTGGCCAGGAGTGGCTCACGGCGCGGGGATGGGGGGTGCCAAGAGAGGGCGGGGCCGAGACCTGCGCCCCCGCCCCTCGCTCCTGGTTCCCCACTGTTCGGAAACGAATTCTACGGGGTGTGGGGTGAAAAGCACAAAGTGCTGGAcactcccctcccaccttccGCATTTTCAGCGCCGTTGGCACGGAAGGCGTGGGGAAGCGGGCGCTGCCAGCTGCCAGGGATCCGCGGGGACAGGGAGGGCCCACTGTGGGCGTGGCCGCGGCTGTTTTCCCAGAGTGGGCCGCTGCCCCGGGAGCTGCGCACCTGCTCCTCGGTCCGTCTGGCCTCTGAGGCAGCGCTCCCAGCGCAGGATCCCGATCTGATCCAGGCCCATGGGGTTGCCAGCCCTGGACGTCTGGACTCGGCGGAAGCCAGGGACCACCCGCAAAGGCGCCCAGAAGACACCCCTGAGCCAGTGCTGAACTCAGATTCTCTAGCCCCTCTCCAGCTCTCAGCTCTTAACACTCGCAGTGACCCTGGATCCCTTTAGCTGAGCTGCTCTCGCCTCCCAGAGCCGCCCCCATTGAGTCCCTTCCCTTCACAGAGCTCTGGTTCTCTCTCCCGCTGAGCcgggggcgggtgggggtgggggagtcagAACCGGGATCCACCTTAATGAAATGGTGGTGAAAGAGGTTTGATCCAGGCAAACGTGGGAAGTCAGAGACATTACCTGCCAATAGCCTTGCTCCCACACCTGGGCTATCCCTCGCCCTGCTTAGAGCCCTGCAGAGTTGGCCTTGGAGGGTCTGTCCCCCACCTTCCTCGCTTCCCCTCATCTCAGGGCCCTCATTCTTGCCGTGTCCTCTGCCTGGGACATTGCAGAGACCACATGGCTCACTCCTTTCacctttcatgtttttgttccCAGCCAGGCCTTCCCTAACCACACTATTTAAAATcacagctgggacttccctggtggcgaagtggttaagaatctgcctgccaatgcagggcacacgggttccgtccctgatccgggaagatcccacgtaccatggagcaactaagcccgtgcgccacagctactgagcctgcactctagagcccgtgagccacaactactgagcccacgtgccacaactactgaagcctgcgtgcctagagcccgtgctctgcaacaagagaagccaccgcaatgaagaagcccgcgcacagcaacgaagacccaatgcggccaaaagtaaataaataaattaaatttattttaaaaaattaaaaaataaaatcacagctgGGAATTCCCCAACGGTCCAGGCGTTAGGACTCCCTGCTTTCACCGCagtgacccaggttcaatccctggtgggggaaataagatcccgcaagccacgtggtgcggccaaatagatatataaaatcgCAGCTATTCACCCCACTATGTCCTGTCCCCTTTTTatactttacattcttttttagcATTTAACACTGTCCATCATACTCTatatttttcttacttattttttattctctctctctctgctctagtGTGTCAGCTCCACTGGGACATCCAGAAGGTCCCCAAACAGGCAAGGGTTTCTGCTGGTTTTATTAACTGCCGTATCTCCAGTGCCCAGAACGGTGCTGGGTCCTCAAGAGAAAGTTGATTTAGAAAGTTCATGCAAAAACATCACTTTCTTGCATTCCTGCAACCTTGTCTGCCTGGGGGCCCTCCTCCCGGCATAAATGACTGATAATGGGACACCACTCTGTCACATGCTTTTGGAATCTAGTCGGAACCTAGGGCACTTCCAGGCGAGATGAGAAACCCCATCAAACCGGGCCTAGGGGTTTTTCTGGTTTGCCCCACATCTCTCAAATACAGGCATGCAGCCTATGTCTTCCTCCGTAAGGGTCCAATCCCTGGGGTGAGGTAAACAGGGCCAGAGGCCCATGGAAACCAGGGTCCTACTTCTCGCAGGGGCAAAGGTCTTGGGCTGGGCCTGTTGGGGCTGggttgggcagggctgggagtgcCCAGCCAGAGGGCCCTGCTGGTGCTGGGCGGGGGCTGCCCTGGAGCAAGTTCTTGAAGCCCAGGTCCATCCAGTGGACTGCTGGCTGCTGCAGTTTCCTGGTTAGTGGCGTGGCTTTGGGTCGGAGGagaggcagaacacttgggcagTGCGGCTGCGTATAGGGTGGGTGCCTGAAATCACATGCTTTTGTCCTGAGAGTGGGCTTCCTGCTGGTTTTGCCCTGAGCTCTATCTCTTGCTACCTGTGAGGCTGAGGAAAGTCACGTCCCCTCTCTTAACCTACATTTCCTCCTCTGCCAAATGAGGAGACTGATGCCTACATGACCTACCTCACAGGGCATTGATGAGGACGGAGGAAACGTATGTGTACTGCAAACCAGAAAACAGCCAGGACCAAACAAACCAGTGGGCAGTGAAACAGTGTGGGCAAGGTGGAGGGTTTAGTTGGACAGACCTGAGGTGGAGTCCAGCTCCACTCTTATCAGtcctgtggccttgagcaagtcctTTCCCACCTGgactcggtttcttcatctgtgaagagGGGTTTGTTCTGAGCTGCTTGGGTTCGGGgtttggcggggtggggggggtgggcaggaagaGGCGCCTTGTTCCTGAGCCTGAATGAGGTGGATGTGCTAGGCAGGGCTGTGAGGAGATGAGGCCAGCAAGACAGAAAGCTTCTTGCCCAGGGGCCAAACTTCAGGGACGCTGGGCAAATAGCTTCAATCAGCGTTTTGCTCAATATCGTCCATGGtccttacaactcaataataaaaagacaaataacccaattaaaaaaatggtcaaaggatctgagtagacatttGGAACAgacaaggaagacatacaaatggccaaggtgcacatgaaaagctgtctgacaccattagtcattagggaaatgcaaatcaaaactacaaagagggacttccctggcggtccagtggttaagacttttccttccaaggcagggggtgtgggttcgatccctggttggggagttgagagcccacatgcctcgtggccaaaaaaccaaaacataaaacagaagcaatattgtaacaaattcaataaaggctttaaaaatggtccacatgaaaaaaatcttaaaaaaatacgtACAGAGATAAAACTTCATACCTAtgaggatggctagaatcaaaaagatgataacaagtgctgcagaggatgtggaaaaattggaaccctccgACAATGCCGGTGGCATTGTAAAATGCTGCAGCTGCTTTTgaaaacagtctgacagttcCTCACAAGGtagaattaccataggacccagcaattccattattaggtatttacccaagagaaatgaaaatgcacGTTCACACGAAAAACTTGTgcacgaatgttcatagcagcattattactAATAGCCTGAAAGTGGAAATGTCCTAAATGTCAGttgatgagtgaataaacaaaaagGAGTGTATCTATacatgcaatatcattcagccatagaGAGGAATAAAGTTCTGATATGtgttacaacgtggatgaaccttgaagacattatgatAAGTGAGAGATACCAGTTGCAAAAGATGGcgtattatatgatttcatttataaaaatgatccaggacttccctggtggcacagtggttaagaacccgcttgccaatgcaggggacacgggttcgagccctggtctgggaagatcccacatgccacagagcaactaagcccgagcaccacaactactgagcctgcgctctagagcccgcgagccacaactactgaagcccgagcgcctagagcccgtgctctgcaacaagagaagccactgtaatgagagaCCTCTGCgtggcaatgaagagtagcccctgctcgcccgcacccagcaacaaagacccaacgcagccaaaaaaaaaaaaagatccagagtaggaaaatctataaaaatagaaagtagATCGGTGGTGGTGCTGGGGTGGTGGTGTTGGGAGAAAATGGGGACTAACTGCTAATGgggacagggtttctttttggggtgatgaaaatgttctattgaCACAATTGATTGTGTTGATGGTTGCATAGCTCTGTGATGATACTAAAAAACCATTGAACAGTACAGTTTAAATTGTGAGTTGTGCGGTATGTAAATTGTAtccataaagctgttaaaaaccaCAGTGGTGCTGGGTGGGGGGGCTGCAGTGTGTGttcgtgtggtgtgtgtgtcccCAGAGAGTGGGAATGAGGGTGGGATGAAGCTGTTTTTGAATGGAGAGTACTGTGGGAGTTGGTGAGAGGAGGGTGAGGCTTGGGGGCTCCAAGCACGAGGcttgtctcctcctcctccattcCTGAGCCTCCCGTCTAGAAACAGCAGCCCGAGCCAAGGTGGGACCGATGCTCCAGCATCCCTCCAGTTAGTGCTGAGTGGCCATAGGAAGGGGAGTTCTGATGCTGTCTTGGTCCAGGAGAGCTTCCCGTAGGAGGAGGTTGGGCAGGAGCTGGCTGGTGGAGGTGACTAGGTGCGTTTGGggtgaattgtgtgtgtgtaactcCAAGAAGCAAGGGTCTAGAAAAAGAGGAACTGAAAGAAGAGTGCCCCCAGGAGATTAGCCTGttccccatctcccacccagTGTTCAGCTCCCCAGAAGTAGCCCTCACATCCCCAAGGCCTGCCATTCCCCTACTGCAGTGGCGGCATCCTCCCCTTTCTCCCATCCCAGCACACTCAGCCTggcccccacctctccccagtgGGCAGCCTGTACTGAATTACACCATCGGCTTTCTTGGTTCTCCAGTTTGCAAAtggcagattgtgggacttcttggcctctatgactgcatgagccaattcctatgaTAAATCTTCTATTATGTGTATCTGTATATAGTCtattagctctgtttttcttgagGACCTTGACTAATGTGGTAGAGTTCTCCAGTGAAAAACTGGGCCCGTAGATTACTttctgggagttttaaaattacaaatacttAATACTTACAGGTCTatttaaattatctatttcatactgAGTGAATTGTTGTAGCTGTGTTTTTTGAGAAATTGGACCGTTTCATCTAAGTGGTTGAATTTATGTGTGTTCATAATAtttcttattatccttttgatatCTGTAGGGTCTGTATGATAGCTCTTGTTTCATTTCTGTTGGCAAATtgtatttctccctctctctctgtcagcTAGAGGTCTGTCTTTGTCAGCTAGAGGTTTGTCatttttaccagttttttttttttcctcaaagaaccagccctttgtttcattgatcttctcAATTATCAATTTCCttgatttttgctcttctttattattttcttatttctacttgttttgggtttattttctcctctttttctaaattcttgaTGTGGGAgtgtagattattgatttgaaacttttcctcttttctaatatatgcatttagtgttataaatttctctcttagcACTGCTTTATCTATGTTCtacaattttgatatgttgtactTTCACATTCACTTATttcaatgcatttaaaaaaaaatttcccttgacCTATGGCTGCCTTTTGAGTTATGGAACAAGAAGTGTGCtgtttagtttccaagtgtttggagattttcctgttgtcattctgttattgatttctagtttgattccactgtggtcagaaagcatactatatgatttcaattaatttaaattcaattaatttcaattaatttaaattcaattaatttaaattccctggccatccagtggttaagactcaacgctttcactgccagaacctgggttcaatccctggtgggggaattaagatcctgcaatccaagcagcacggccaaaaaaaaaaaaaaaaaaaaatccgtggaGATTTCATTTTGGcccaggatatggtctatctaggtttttaatttttaattaaaaaaaattttttttaagatttttttatatggaccatttttaaagtctttattgaatttgttacgatattgcttctgttttttgttttgtttttttgccctcgaggcatgtgggatcttagctcccagaccagggatcgaacctgcgttccctgcattggaaggtgaagtcttaaccactggacctccagggaagtccctatctgggttttttaaacaaatgtgtgttctgctgttgttgagtggagtattctataaatgttgaTTAGATCCTGTTTGTTGATGGTGTCACTGAGTTCTATAACTTTGCTATATTTCATCTAGTTGTTCCATCAATTGTTGAAAGAGAAGTGTTAAAGcctccaactataattgtggtTTTGTCTATTTGTCCTTTCAGTTATGTCAGCTTTTGCTTCATAATTTGCAGTTTTGTTGTTTGATAaggcatacacatttaggattactATGTC
This region of Phocoena phocoena chromosome 15, mPhoPho1.1, whole genome shotgun sequence genomic DNA includes:
- the CLDN3 gene encoding claudin-3; translated protein: MSMGLEIAGTSVAVMGWLGTIVCCVLPMWRVTAFIGSSIITAQITWEGLWMNCVVQSTGQMQCKVYDSLLALPQDLQAARALIVIAILLAAFGLLVALVGAQCTNCVQDETAKAKIVIVAGVLFLVAALLTLVPVSWSANTIIREFYNPLVPDAQKREMGSALYVGWAAAALQLLGGALLCCSCPPREKKYTPAKILYSAPRSNGPGTGTGTAYDRKDYV